In Sphaerospermopsis torques-reginae ITEP-024, the genomic window GCTATATCGTTGAGATTTTTTAAGAGGCTATTTAGTTCTTTTTCTCTACCTACAGCTATATGCTCAAGTCCGGTTCTGGGAACTACTCCAGCACCCAGGGAATTGATTAAAGCTGTGGAGACTTTTTTTGATATTTTCTGTTTGCTCATGTAGTTGGTATTAGTATTTGTTATTAATTGATGTTCCATTCAAAGCATAATATATTATATCATATAAGTACAATTTTTCCTATTCAATCAATGGTTAAAATTAGTTTTTAAATGAGGGCTATTTATCTAACCTTCATGAATTGCTATAATTTTTTGGACATTGAGCAGATGTTCTGGGTAAATTTCCGGTTTGTCTTCTGCTGTTTCAATAATTAATTCACCAATAGTATTATTGGCAATTTCATTGATAGCATCAATTAATAAATTAGGCATTGTGATTTGTGCTTCGGCAATTTGTTTAAGAATTGGCTGGGGATTATCTTGTTCGATTATGGCTTTTAATACCTGAATTTGATGGGTTGGCATTTGTTCTAAAAAATTCCTCCATTCTGAGGGTAGATTTTCTTCTATAGGTTCTAGTAATTCATCAAAGGGAAATAATTCAATTTCATCTTCCTGGGTATTTTCAGGTATTGTTTCTGGATTAAGTGTTTCTATATTTTGCAGTAGTTCCCAAACTTGGTTTTGTAATAAGTCTCGCTCATCTTGTAATAAGGAAATTTGATTTTGTAATTGGCTAATTTCTGCCTGTTGTGCTTGTTTTTGATTTTGTAAATCTTTCAGTGTATTTTCTAGATTTTCTTGGGCGTTAATTGTCTCTTTTAATAATTGATTTTTAGTTAAGACTTTGCTTTCTAAGTCTTGAATTTCTATTCTGAGTTCATAGAGTTTTTCTTCTAGTTGGGGTTTGAGTCTATTGGAGAGAATCAGGTTATTTTCGATTTCTTCTTTTTCTTGCTTAAATGCTTCAATTTGGGCTTGAAGTTGATTAATTTCTGAACGGGATACGTTACAATTTAGCTCTAAACGACGTTTTTCTGCCGTTAGTTCTGAACAGGATTTTTTCAGTTCTATTGTACTGTTTTCTAGGTTATCTAGTGCATTTTTAATGCTATTAATTTCTAGTTCTAACTTTTTCTTTTGTCCTGCAAAATTACCTATTTCTCGATGTAAATTATCTCTTTGATTACGAGATTCTGCGATTTGATTTTGTAGTTGCTGTGATTCTGTATAGAGAAGAATTTTATGTTGTTGTACTTGTTCAACTTCTCTGGCAATGCGATATTTTAAGCCTTCCAATTCTCTAATTTTTCTATAGAGAGAACTTAAAACCATCAGTTCATAATTTCTGCGTCTTTTATCCACAAATAAGGCGGCTGAATAAGTGGCAAGTACGGTAATGATTCCAGTAACTAAGGCTTGAGTAAAATCCCAGTTGGGAACAAGACTTAAACCAAAACTCACACTAAAAGCACATATACCTAGAATCAAACGATTACTTACTGTTCCTGATTGCATTTTGCTTGTTTTTAGCGTAGTGACTTGCTGGGAATCTGTAGTTATTAATGTCATTATTTTTCACATCTTCTGGAAAATCAGGTTGTGTTACAGCAGGAGTCAGGAGTCAGGAGTAAAACTAGCTTAGTGTATAGGTTTCAATTTAGATTCTGTACCTAATGGATCTGCAATCTGCTGTATTTAAAAATTTAATAGTATAGCTGTTGCTAGGGTAGGAGTTTTCAAAAGCTGACTGCTGACTGCTGACTGCTACAAGTTAATTACAGGCTATTTTTATTATTACCATACACAGCTAAATCTGCTTTTAAGAAGTCAATAAACTGCCGTGCTGTGCGGCCAGAACGGCCATTATGACGAGTTGCCCATTGTAAAGCTTGAAATTCTAAATCTTCTTGATTAATATTAATGCCCGCCTGTGCTGCCAAATGCTGAACAATGTGTAAATATGTTTTTTGATCTGCGGCTTCAAAGGTTAATGTTAAACCAAAGCGATCGCTAAAGGAAAGCTTTTCCTGCATTGTATCCCAAGCATGAACTTCTTCGTTATCCTTGGGGGTAGGTCTATCACTAAAATACTCTCTAATTAAGTGCCTACGGTTAGATGTAGCATAAACAATTACATTTTTTGGTCTAGCGGTTAAGCTGCCTTCTAAAACTACTTTTAGTGCTTTAAAAGCATCATCATCTTCCTCGAAGGAAAGATCATCGACAAAGATAATAAATTTTTGCGGCACTCCTCGTAAATGTTCAACGATTTTTGGTAAGTTTTGTAATTCTGATTTTGCCACTTCGATTAAGCGCAGGTTTTTGTCGCTATATTCGTTTAATAAAGATTTTACTAAAGATGACTTACCAGAACCGCGACTACCGTATAGTAATACGTGCAGTGCTGGTTGTCCTGACAATAAAAACAGGGTATTTTTTAACAAAGCATCTTTTTGCCAATCGTAACCTACTAATGTATCTAGTTTAACTGGATCAGGATAGGGTATACCTAAAAACTGCCCATCTTGCCACCTAAAAGCGCGATATTGGGCAAATAAACCAGTGCCATGTTGTTGATAATAAGCTGCTAAGTCTTCAACAGCATCAGCCCAAGTGTCTAATTGTTGTAAAGTGGTAATTAAATCAGTATCAAATTCTACTGCTTCGGGTTCTTGATACCAGACGACTGGGGAGACTGGCAAATGAGATACCAATTGTACCCACTCACTTAAAACAGCACTATTACATTCATATAAATTTTGTAATGCTTGTAAATCATGTTGGGCGGCGGCGACTAACGCCGGTGGTAAATCAGTAAATTCTTGCTGTTGAGCTAATCTGGTAAAGGGGTTGTCAGCAATGAGAATTTGTTGAATTAAGTATTCTTCCCAGGTTTGTTTGCTGGCTGCCAAAGCTTGAAAATAGTTACCGTAAGCTTGGAGACAGTCGCGCCCATCTGCGTCAGTGTAACGTATAGCTTGCAGCAGATCAAGAAATGCGATCGCTACTTCGCCTTTAAGAACTGATTGGTAAAGTAAAAGAGACGCTGCTTGGCGTTGGAAGAATTGAACTTTGGTGTAAGACGAAGTATTTACGGTAGACATTCCTTGATCATCCATCAATTAACTGTATTTGTCTGCTCAATCTAAAAGTAAAATCCAGATCAACATAGGCTGTAACAATGAATTTAGGTATATTTGCCGCTTTTGGCTACGGGATTTTAGCATTATTAGGCGGAATCATTGGCTACATCCAAGCCAAGAGCAAAGTTTCCTTAATTAGTGGTATAATTAGTGGCTTATTCATTATCTTTGCTGCTTACTGCCAACTTCAAGGACAAAGCTGGGGTTTAAGTGTAGCAGCTTTTTTTATTGGTGTGTTAGTATTTTTCTTTTCCATTAGATTGGCTAAAACACGGAAATTTATGCCTGGGGGATTGATGATTATTTTTGGGATCGTGACATTAGTAGTCATATTGAATCAAATGTAAGCATTCAGCCTTCAGCTATCAGCAGTCAGCAAAGATCAAATTTAGTCGGTAAATTTGGTCTTTAGAGGCGAATTTTAGCCCACACAACAGCGACTAATGTTTAATTTGAAACATACTGTTCCTAGTAAGCATGATTTTAGTACAATTATATTATAAATAAAGGCGTGATTTTTATGACACATTGAGGGTATGGATAAAAAAACTCCTTGAGAGCAAAGGATATGAACTAGCAATTATTAAATTGTTAGTAAAAATTACTATCAACAGGATTTAAACAGAGAACTCTATATATACTAGAGTTAGTATTATCAATAGTGTAAAGATTTTATGGTATCTTCAGTATATATTAAAGGAAAAATAAAGGTAAATTTGCCATATTGGCAGGTTTTCCTGAAATAAATAGGATATTACTAGATAGTAGCAATCTTTATTAATGTTTGCGCTATTGTAGCTATCTACCTAATCCTAAGCAGAGGAAATCAAGGCTTACCTAAGTAATTCTTTCAGCAATTTAAGCAACTAGGAAATTAATACATGATATTATCACTGTCTTCTCAAAATGTTATCCAGTATCTGCAAAAAGCAGGTCTGTGTAGCTCAGAAGATGGCGCATTATATGAATCTGATTTACCAGGAAGTGGCGGTAATAATCGGAATTTACTGGTGAAGCTGGCAGATAATCGTAAACTTCTGGTTAAACAAGAACGATCCAGGAATTTTGATAGCAGTCCCCATGAATTTTTTAATGAGTGGCTGTTTCATCAATTACTGGATAAATTTCCAGTGCTGGGGAATATTTCGGCGATCGCATCATTATTGCTCCATTTTGATGCAGACAATTCTATCCTGGTTCGTAGTTACCTCAGCGAATATATGGAACTGGGGAAATTTTACGAAAATAACAGTATTTTCCCCATTGAAATTGCCACCGCCATTGGTAATACATTAGCGGTGTTACATCGTTCTACCTTCCAAAAACGAGAGTATCGTGATTTTATGGATACTGCTCCCCAAGGACAGTTTCGCTATCACTATTACAACCCAGCGCAAGGAATAGGATCAATAAATCAAGACATTTTTGGCAATATTCCTACAGAGGCGCTGAAATTTCATACTCTCTATCAAAAATACGAAAGTTTAGAATCAGCGATCGCCGATTTAGCTTATGAATGGAAACCTTGTTGTTTAACTCACAACGATTTACAATTAAACAATATTTTGGTGCATTCCCGTTGGCAAAATCTAGATAATTGCTTGGTAAGATTAATTGATTGGGAAGCTTGCGCTTGGGGAGATCCAGCTTTTGATTTAGGTAATTTACTAGCAAGCTATGTCAAAATTTGGCTTTCTAGTTTAGTAGTAGATCCCAGTTTAAATTTAGAAGAATCTCTCAATTTAGCAATCATTCCCTTAGAAGTTATTCAACCTTCAATTTTGGCAGTTATCCACGCCTATCTTCATGCTTTTCCCATGATTTTGGATTACCGTAGAGATTTTATTTTGCGAGTGATTCAATTTACAGGTTTGGCACTAACTCATCAAATTCAAAACATGATTGAGTATGAAAAATACTTTGATAATACCCACCTGTGTATGCTGGAAGTTGCCAAAAGTTTGTTAATTATGCCTGAACAAGCAGTATTAACTATTTTCGGCAGTTCCGAAGCAGAAATTCTCCAATCTGTAACCGGATTAAACACCAAAGCTAAACCTGAAAAAGAAAAACAACTACTACGGATTTATTACGAAAAAACTCGCCTACGTGGTTGTTAGTATTTTAGGTAATATTTTAGTAGTATTTTAGGTAGTATTTTAGTTGATATTCAAATTTGGAGGTGCAATTTCTTCATGTTAGATAACTCTACTAATCAAATTCTCAATTCTTTATTTGATATTGCCAGCAATATTCAAATTGCCCCAAACTTTTGTATTCAACATCCCAATTATCAACCTTTTGCACTGCCAGAAACAGTAGCGAATAGATTTAAACACAATTCACCAGATTTACAACATAAATATCTGGCTTTACTATTGCGGAATTTTCTCCACGGTATTTATTATAATGGTTCGCTGCAAACTGTTTTATCAGTCAATGCCGAAGATGGTAATTACTCACAACAGAAAAGTTTAGAGCAAAATTATCATCTGGGGATTGATTGGGATTTTTATGAGCAATTACACCAAAATAATCATGGTATAGGTAACTATGATTCTAATTGGGAAGTATTAAGACGAGAACCAGATAAAACTCTAGCAGTAACTAAAAATGGGTTAACATTATATGTTGAACCAGAATGCTATCTCAAATCAAGTAAAAAGTCTATAAAAGTAGGTGATTTAATAGCAATTTGGATGCCAAAAAACCGTTTACAAAATAACTGTTATGTGGCGGTTAGTAATTTAGGACAACAACGCCAAAATACATCAGAGACTAATTTGGGAGTAGGGCGAATTTATTTTAATTTTAGTCCATCAGGTGCGATCGCTCTCATGGATACCCTCACACAACAACTCAATAACGCCCATATTCCCTTTAGTTTTGAAGTTCTTTATAACCCCGGTGCTTATGGGCGGTATGATGCTGGTACACTTGATTTTGAAAGACAAGATTACCCCATCATTCACAAAATTCTTCAGACAGTTTACCAAGAAAATCAATCTTATTTCCAGCCAGAAATTCCCCTATTTACCAAATATTTAGCACCTGGACTGAGTTTAGCAGAAGAACCAAACCAAAAATTTGCCGCCCAGGAAAGTTTTGGGATGAACCGTTGTCAAATAGTTGCTAATGCTTTGTTAGAAGCTTGGGAAAAAGGGAAAAATGCCATTGAAGAACGTATACAGATTATTAACCAACACTTTGCACAGCATTTAATTGATGTGCAACGTCCTTATCTTAACCCCAGTTCTGAAGATATATATATACCCTTAAATTGTTAATAACTTAGTAAGTATTCAGCTATCAGTAATTTGTGTTTTATGTGAGTTTTGCTGATAGCTGAAAGCTGACGGCTGAATGCTTACAGAAAATGTAATTTACCTTGTTTTTTGTTTTATATAGAGGATTTTTAGACGATGATTTTCACATATCAAAGAACTATAAGATTTGCCGATACTGATGCTGCTGGAGTCGTTTATTTTGCTAATATTTTAAGTATCTGTCATGAAGCTTACGAAGAATCACTAAGACATTCCGGCATAAATATCAAAACTTTTTTTACACATCCATCTGTTGCTTTTCCCATCGTTCATGCAAATGTAGATTTTTTGCGTCCGATTTATTGCGGTGACAAATTAATGATTAGTTTAATACCACAAAAGTTAAGTATTGATAAATTTAACATTACTTATGAAATTACTGTAACTGATGTAATAGTTGCTAAAGCAATAACTCGCCACGTTTGTATTGATGTGAATAGTAGAACCAAGCAAGAATTACCAGATGAGATGATTTCTTGGTTAGAAACGAACCGCAGAGACGCAGAAGGTGCTGAGAGAAGAAAGTCAAGGGAAGAGATTATGTAATTGATAATTGATAATTGATAATTGATAATTGATAGTTGATAATTGATAATTCATCATTCGTCATTCATAATTATGAGATGATCTAGCTAGAAAATCCAGTGCTATTTGTTGCAGTTGTTGACGGTTGATTTTCCCTTGTTCATTACGAGGTAATTTTGGTAGGGAAATCCAATATTTAGGAATTTTAAATTTACTAAGTTTATCTTTAAGTTGAGTTTCAATGTCTAAAATAGAAATATTTGGGTGTTTAGGAATATAAATAGCTGTTAATGCTTCTCCCCAGTTTTTATCAGGTATACCAATTACACAAACATCAATTACTATATTTGTTTTTCTAATCGCTGATTCAACTTCTATAGGATAAATATTTTCACCACCAGAAATAATTTTATTACTACTACGTCCAATAATATGTAAATATCCATCTCCATCTACAAAACCAATATCATCTACTAATAAACCATCTCTATTTTCCCAAAGTTGGGGATAATAACCTAAAGCCAAAGATTTAGCTTGAATCTTAATATTTCCCGTTAAATTATCAATGGTAATTTCTGCATGGGGGAGAATTTTTCCACTGTTAACTTTACCCTGCAAAAATTCATCAGGTTTCAAAGTGGCAACTTGAGAAGCTGTTTCTGTCATCCCATAAGTAGGTGCTAACCTAATATGATAAAATCTTGCTTTTTCTAACAGTTCATCCCATGCTGGCGCACCTCCTAAAAGTACAGTTTCAAACTGAGATAGCCATTTTGTGAGTTGTGTATTTTCCAGCAGTCTTTGTAACTGAGTGGGAACTAAAGATATAAAAAAATCTGAAGGATTAATATTTAGTATTGGTTGAGATGCAATTTCTTTAAATGAGGTAATAACTAATTTACCACCGGTGGTAAAACTTCTCATAAATTGCATCAAACCACTGACATGATATAGAGGTAAAACACAAAAAGAATTTACTGTTTTTAACTGAAAATACTCTGTAAACCCTTGCACAGATGCGGTTAGTGTTTCCCATGTATGAATAGCGAATTTAATTTTTCCTGATGAACCACCAGTAGGAATCATGATAGAATTGGTAACTGGTAATTGGTAATTGGTAATTGCTAGATTAGGAGTAAACTGACAACAATCTCCCCAAATTATATCTGGTTGTACCAAATTAAAAACCTGTTCCCATTCATTTTTTCCCCAGTCTGGGTTACATAAAAAAACTGGACATTTCGCAGCACAAGCAGCAATGAAACAGGCTAAAAATCTCACTGTTTCTCGTTCAGCCAAAATTATTTTTGGTGGTGTTGTATTTTGCGATACTTCAATTAATTCTAAATATAATTTTGTAGCTATTTGATAAAATTCCTGGCTATTATCAACAATTAACCAATCATGATTTTTGATGTTTTTTAAATACTCTAAAGGTTGTTCCATAGACTTTGAGGCCAGTTTGCTTGTGGTTGGGTAAAATAGTGATTGATGCCAAAACCTACTGCGCGATTATTGCTAGATAATTCTGCTGCTAATTTTAGTGCTGCTTGTCTACCAATGGCAGTTTCAAATACAGATGAGAATACCACATCAATTTGATATTGTTGGCAAAATTTTCTTAACCTTGATGGTGAACCTACTATACCAGGTTTAATGACAAAAATACTCCGCCAACCTTGTTTATAACAATTTTCCAGTTGTTGTAATGTAGCTACAGATTCATCTAAGGCAATTTTTGTATTATAATAATTACTCAATTCCAGCATTTCTGAAAATTTATCTACAGGTAAGGGTTGTTCAATAAAATCAATTTTATTGGGGAAATTATCGCATTGTTTTAACCATAATTTAGCTGCATTATCATCAAGTCCACCATTAGCATCTAACCGCAGTTTTGCTGATTCTGGTAAGTTGTAAATCAGTAAAGTCAAAATTTCCAATTCTGCGTTTATATCATGAACTCCTATTTTCCATTTAAAGGTTTTATAACCCTGATTCCATAAATTTTGCCATTTATTTAAAGCCGCTTTTCCTGCTGGTAATAATCCGCTAAAATTCAGATGATGGTAATTTAGAGATTCGTGATTTTCTTGTAAATTCTCTAGTGCTGATTCAAAACCAAATTGACAAGCTGGTAATTTATCGGGAATTTTAAAAATTATCTCAAAAATTATCTCTGATGTAATTTCTTTTGGTAGTTGATGACAAAAATCTAAAGCTTCTTCTAAAGTTTCCGAACCAAACCAAGAAATGGGGGCAATTTCCCCCCAACTCACTTTACCTGTCATATCCTCAAGTCTGATAATTACACTTTCTCGTATTTCCCAAATTCCATGATTTGTAATCACAGGACGAGTGAATTTTTGACTAATGTTGCGAAAAGAAAATTGATATTTCATGTTTAACAATTGATAATGGATAATTGACAATTGAAAATTGTTTTATTCAAGGTTTAAAAAATATCCTTTCCTGGAAGAAATAATTATCAATTGTCCATTGTTTATTTTCCTGTAAGGGCGAAGCATTCGGGCGATAAATTATCAATTTTTATCACAGGTTATTTTCCTGTAAGGGCGAAGCATTCGGGCGGTAAATTATCAATTTTTATCACAGGTTATTTTCCGAATGCTTCGCCCCTACGTCGCCCCTACTGACTCCTTATAATTATCCCAGCATAAATCCTGTACCAAATAATAAGCAACTCCAAAAATGTACAGCAACAGCAATAAATTTAGAGTTACTAACTTTTTCTGGGAGGTGATGATTTTCTAAAACATGACGACATAATTTAAACGCAAAAGGTAAACTTAGCCAACTTAACAAAGTCCAAATGGGGAAAATTCCTAACACAACTAATAACAACGATAAGGGATAAATACTAGCTGTAAACCAAACTAAGACTTGTGCGCCTTTTTCTGTACCTAACCGCACAATAGGCGATCGCTTTCCAGCAGCTATATCATCCTTTACTTGGTGAAAATGTGAACAAAATAAAACTAAACTGGTGACAATACCAACAATCACAGAAGCTGCTAAATTAGTAATTGACCAAGTTTGAGTTTGACTGTAATATGCTGCTGTCACTCCCAAAGGTCCAAAGGCAAAAAAACAGAGAATTTCGCCTAAACCCTGGTATCCTAGACGAAAAGGAGGTCCTTGGTACATATAGCCCAAACCGCAGCACAGCAAGATTATACCAATTACAGTAGGGTCTTTTTGCAAAAGGGCGATCGCCATTATCCCCAACAAACCCGAACCCAAACACAAATTACCTAACCAAAACATTAACTGCTTATTACCAGTTAAATTCACCAAAGAATGATGTTTATTTTTATCAATACCTGTTTCTGCATCAAAAACATCATTACTGATATTTTCCCAAGCCAAAATTAAAATTGCCGCAGTCATAAAAACTGCAAATATTAAACCATTAAAAATCTTAGTTTCTGCAAATGCTACCGCCGAACCTACCCATATAGGCATAATAGCAACACTGTACATTGGCGGTTTGATAGCAGCCATCCATAATTTATTTTTGGGTATTGATATCTGATTTGTAGTCATCAGTCTTGATAAATTAAATTACTAAAAATTGACTTATCAATTAGATTTTATAGTTTTCTGAGACATTTTACAGTGGTAAATTACCAAAAAATGCTAATTTTATGATTGATGGTTTACCTCCTGTTAACAAAACTTGACTTGACATTTTGCAGTATCCAAGAGTATGTGTTTTCGGTTTTACCAGAACCCAGCAAATTTGAGGCTGGTTAATGGTAACAGAATATGCTACCTATAGAAATACGACCATGACTTATTACACTTTAGGAAGATAACTTAAAAAAAATTAACTTATACATCCATGACAATTTCACCATGTCGCAGCAGTTTCTTTATAGAATATAAAGATTTGCATCAATTACTGTTAGCAGTTCAAGAAAAGTGCTATGAACAGCGTAGCCAGCAAATTGTGAGTATTTCCCTGGCAATTGATTTCATAGATCCTTTAGTTGTATTAGATAAGTTTGCCCAAAAAAATACATTAAACTTTTACTTTGAAAACAAAAGTAAAGGTGAAGCTATTGTAGCCATTGATGCTATCACCAAATTAGACATTAGTGGTCAAAACAGATTTAATGAAACCGAAGAATTTATCAAAGATTGTCTCAAAAACGTCATAAATTTTGGCAATGTCAACCAACCTTTTGCCGGTACTCACTTTTTTTGTAGCTTCAGTTTTTTTGATCAGCATCACTATTTAGATTATCCATTTTCATCTGCTACTATTTTTCTACCTAAATTACAAGTAGCAGTCAAAAATTCTGCTTGCACCTTAGTTGTGAATCATTTAATT contains:
- a CDS encoding o-succinylbenzoate synthase; this translates as MKYQFSFRNISQKFTRPVITNHGIWEIRESVIIRLEDMTGKVSWGEIAPISWFGSETLEEALDFCHQLPKEITSEIIFEIIFKIPDKLPACQFGFESALENLQENHESLNYHHLNFSGLLPAGKAALNKWQNLWNQGYKTFKWKIGVHDINAELEILTLLIYNLPESAKLRLDANGGLDDNAAKLWLKQCDNFPNKIDFIEQPLPVDKFSEMLELSNYYNTKIALDESVATLQQLENCYKQGWRSIFVIKPGIVGSPSRLRKFCQQYQIDVVFSSVFETAIGRQAALKLAAELSSNNRAVGFGINHYFTQPQANWPQSLWNNL
- a CDS encoding T3SS effector HopA1 family protein; this translates as MLDNSTNQILNSLFDIASNIQIAPNFCIQHPNYQPFALPETVANRFKHNSPDLQHKYLALLLRNFLHGIYYNGSLQTVLSVNAEDGNYSQQKSLEQNYHLGIDWDFYEQLHQNNHGIGNYDSNWEVLRREPDKTLAVTKNGLTLYVEPECYLKSSKKSIKVGDLIAIWMPKNRLQNNCYVAVSNLGQQRQNTSETNLGVGRIYFNFSPSGAIALMDTLTQQLNNAHIPFSFEVLYNPGAYGRYDAGTLDFERQDYPIIHKILQTVYQENQSYFQPEIPLFTKYLAPGLSLAEEPNQKFAAQESFGMNRCQIVANALLEAWEKGKNAIEERIQIINQHFAQHLIDVQRPYLNPSSEDIYIPLNC
- a CDS encoding TMEM14 family protein; its protein translation is MNLGIFAAFGYGILALLGGIIGYIQAKSKVSLISGIISGLFIIFAAYCQLQGQSWGLSVAAFFIGVLVFFFSIRLAKTRKFMPGGLMIIFGIVTLVVILNQM
- the menA gene encoding 2-carboxy-1,4-naphthoquinone phytyltransferase, which encodes MTTNQISIPKNKLWMAAIKPPMYSVAIMPIWVGSAVAFAETKIFNGLIFAVFMTAAILILAWENISNDVFDAETGIDKNKHHSLVNLTGNKQLMFWLGNLCLGSGLLGIMAIALLQKDPTVIGIILLCCGLGYMYQGPPFRLGYQGLGEILCFFAFGPLGVTAAYYSQTQTWSITNLAASVIVGIVTSLVLFCSHFHQVKDDIAAGKRSPIVRLGTEKGAQVLVWFTASIYPLSLLLVVLGIFPIWTLLSWLSLPFAFKLCRHVLENHHLPEKVSNSKFIAVAVHFWSCLLFGTGFMLG
- a CDS encoding 2-succinylbenzoate--CoA ligase, coding for MEQPLEYLKNIKNHDWLIVDNSQEFYQIATKLYLELIEVSQNTTPPKIILAERETVRFLACFIAACAAKCPVFLCNPDWGKNEWEQVFNLVQPDIIWGDCCQFTPNLAITNYQLPVTNSIMIPTGGSSGKIKFAIHTWETLTASVQGFTEYFQLKTVNSFCVLPLYHVSGLMQFMRSFTTGGKLVITSFKEIASQPILNINPSDFFISLVPTQLQRLLENTQLTKWLSQFETVLLGGAPAWDELLEKARFYHIRLAPTYGMTETASQVATLKPDEFLQGKVNSGKILPHAEITIDNLTGNIKIQAKSLALGYYPQLWENRDGLLVDDIGFVDGDGYLHIIGRSSNKIISGGENIYPIEVESAIRKTNIVIDVCVIGIPDKNWGEALTAIYIPKHPNISILDIETQLKDKLSKFKIPKYWISLPKLPRNEQGKINRQQLQQIALDFLARSSHNYE
- a CDS encoding aminoglycoside phosphotransferase family protein translates to MILSLSSQNVIQYLQKAGLCSSEDGALYESDLPGSGGNNRNLLVKLADNRKLLVKQERSRNFDSSPHEFFNEWLFHQLLDKFPVLGNISAIASLLLHFDADNSILVRSYLSEYMELGKFYENNSIFPIEIATAIGNTLAVLHRSTFQKREYRDFMDTAPQGQFRYHYYNPAQGIGSINQDIFGNIPTEALKFHTLYQKYESLESAIADLAYEWKPCCLTHNDLQLNNILVHSRWQNLDNCLVRLIDWEACAWGDPAFDLGNLLASYVKIWLSSLVVDPSLNLEESLNLAIIPLEVIQPSILAVIHAYLHAFPMILDYRRDFILRVIQFTGLALTHQIQNMIEYEKYFDNTHLCMLEVAKSLLIMPEQAVLTIFGSSEAEILQSVTGLNTKAKPEKEKQLLRIYYEKTRLRGC
- a CDS encoding ATP-binding protein, whose product is MSTVNTSSYTKVQFFQRQAASLLLYQSVLKGEVAIAFLDLLQAIRYTDADGRDCLQAYGNYFQALAASKQTWEEYLIQQILIADNPFTRLAQQQEFTDLPPALVAAAQHDLQALQNLYECNSAVLSEWVQLVSHLPVSPVVWYQEPEAVEFDTDLITTLQQLDTWADAVEDLAAYYQQHGTGLFAQYRAFRWQDGQFLGIPYPDPVKLDTLVGYDWQKDALLKNTLFLLSGQPALHVLLYGSRGSGKSSLVKSLLNEYSDKNLRLIEVAKSELQNLPKIVEHLRGVPQKFIIFVDDLSFEEDDDAFKALKVVLEGSLTARPKNVIVYATSNRRHLIREYFSDRPTPKDNEEVHAWDTMQEKLSFSDRFGLTLTFEAADQKTYLHIVQHLAAQAGININQEDLEFQALQWATRHNGRSGRTARQFIDFLKADLAVYGNNKNSL
- a CDS encoding tellurite resistance TerB C-terminal domain-containing protein — encoded protein: MTLITTDSQQVTTLKTSKMQSGTVSNRLILGICAFSVSFGLSLVPNWDFTQALVTGIITVLATYSAALFVDKRRRNYELMVLSSLYRKIRELEGLKYRIAREVEQVQQHKILLYTESQQLQNQIAESRNQRDNLHREIGNFAGQKKKLELEINSIKNALDNLENSTIELKKSCSELTAEKRRLELNCNVSRSEINQLQAQIEAFKQEKEEIENNLILSNRLKPQLEEKLYELRIEIQDLESKVLTKNQLLKETINAQENLENTLKDLQNQKQAQQAEISQLQNQISLLQDERDLLQNQVWELLQNIETLNPETIPENTQEDEIELFPFDELLEPIEENLPSEWRNFLEQMPTHQIQVLKAIIEQDNPQPILKQIAEAQITMPNLLIDAINEIANNTIGELIIETAEDKPEIYPEHLLNVQKIIAIHEG
- a CDS encoding acyl-CoA thioesterase; the protein is MIFTYQRTIRFADTDAAGVVYFANILSICHEAYEESLRHSGINIKTFFTHPSVAFPIVHANVDFLRPIYCGDKLMISLIPQKLSIDKFNITYEITVTDVIVAKAITRHVCIDVNSRTKQELPDEMISWLETNRRDAEGAERRKSREEIM